The genomic DNA ATTAAAGAAAGCAAAATCGAGATAGAGTTTTTCATCGCCGGGGCAATAGAATGGGCCGGTCGCGGCCTCGGCATATCCGCAGGCTGATTGGACCTGACCTGTGAAAAGGACCAGCTTCGGGGCACGAAACGGGACGCGCGACTGCTGAGGCAGGATCTGTTTCCATGCATCCTCGAGATTTCCCATGATAGCGCCGACGAATTGGCGGTTTTGGTCTTGGGTGACAGCTTTGTTCACCGTCGTTCCCGGGGCGGGGACTTCCTGCGGACCGGAAGACTGCAGCAATTGGCTCGGGTCGCCGCCGCATAAATAAATCGCAAGTGCGAGCACGAGCACACCGATACTGCCGCCGCCGATCGCTATTCCTCGTCCGCTGCCGCGTCGATCCTCTATATTGTCGCTCTGCCGCTGATCTTGCCAACGCATAAAGATTGTCCTCTCTCGTCCGTCAGAATTATCGATCGATTGCTGTGATTCTAGCATTTCCGAACACGTCAGCGAAGGAATTTGGAACATTTTTATCGCACTTTCGGAACAGCTGTTGCGGATTTGAGTTCGGTCATAGATTGCTTGGTGGCCGAGTGCATCAGTTATGAAATAAAAGCCGAAAGGCCGGGCAAAAAAATTAACGTCCGAACGTCCGCAAAATCTTGACAGAATAAGATTTAGAGGATTATGATGCAACTGAGTTTTAGTTTCGGTTTTCTCTCCGCGTTTCCAAAATATAGGAGGCACTAATGATCAAACTAGACATCGTCAACCTGGTCGCAGAACGGACCG from Acidobacteriota bacterium includes the following:
- a CDS encoding neutral zinc metallopeptidase → MRWQDQRQSDNIEDRRGSGRGIAIGGGSIGVLVLALAIYLCGGDPSQLLQSSGPQEVPAPGTTVNKAVTQDQNRQFVGAIMGNLEDAWKQILPQQSRVPFRAPKLVLFTGQVQSACGYAEAATGPFYCPGDEKLYLDFAFFNELQREFKAPGDFAQAYVIAHEYGHHIQNLTGVMDKVQRAGSNNRLSVALELQADCYAGIWANFAAKQGRLETGDAEEAIRAAAAVGDDMIQKRTQGYIIPDSFTHGSAQQRMQYFAKGIQSGSMQQCQTFK